Within the Deltaproteobacteria bacterium genome, the region TGGCTCGAAGCCGACGGCCTCGGCGGCTTCGCCTCCGGCACCGTCAGCGGGATCCGGACCCGGCGCTACCACGCGCTTCTCCTGACCGCGACGTCGCCGCCGGCCGGCCGCGTGGTGCTGGTGAACGGGTTCGAAGCGTGGCTCGAAGGCCCGAGCGGCACGTTCGCCCTCACCTCGCAGCGCTACGCGCCGGACGTGATTCATCCCGATGGCGCCGAGCGCATCGAGGCGTTCGAGCCCGATCCCTGGCCCTCCTGGGTGTTCGCGTTGCCCGACGGCACCCGGATCGAGCACGGTCTCCTCGTCCAGCCCGGACGGGCGGCGATCGCGCTCTACTGGCGCCTCGTCGACGGTCCGGGCGGCACGCTCGCCCTCCGGCCGCTGCTCTCCGGCCGCGACTACCACGCGCTCCACCACGAGAACCCGGCCTTCCACTTCGGGGCCGACGTTGTCGACGACCGGATCGTGTGGCGGCCATATCCCGGCCTGCCGGCGATCGTCGCCCGCTCGAACGGGAGGTACATCCACCAGCCCGACTGGTACCGCAATTTCCTCTACACGGAGGAGCGCGCCCGCGGTCTCGACCACGTCGAGGACCTCGGCTCACCCGGCACCTTCCGATGGGACCTCGGGCGCGGCGAGGCCGTCTGGACCCTCGCCGCCGAGGGACACGAGCCGCCGGAGGACCTCGACGCGCTCCGCGCCGCCGAGCTCGAGCGGCGCCGGCGATTTCCCACACGCCTCGACCGTGCTGCGGACGCGTACCTCGTGCGGCGGGGCAGGGGGAAGACGATCGTCGCCGGCTACCCGTGGTTCACCGACTGGGGGCGCGACACGTTCATCGCGCTGCGCGGCCTCTGCCTCGCGACCGGCCGGCTCGACGACGCCCGCGCCATCCTCCTCGAGTGGGCGGGCGCAGTCTCCGACGGCATGCTGCCGAACCGCTTCCCCGACCATGGCGAGGCGCCGGAGTTCAACGCCGTCGACGCCGCGCTGTGGTACGTGGTGGCCGTCCACGATTTTCTGCGCGTCGCTCAGGACGTTGCGCCGCGAGACCGGCGAGTGTTCGACGGCGCCGTCGAGGCGATCCTCGCGGGCTATGCCCGCGGCACCCGCTACGGCATCCACGTCGACGACGACGGCCTTCTCGCCGCAGGCGAGCCGGGCGTGCAGCTCACCTGGATGGACGCCAAGGTGGGCGACTGGGTGGTGACGCCGCGGATCGGCAAGCCGGTGGAGGTGCAGGCGCTCTGGCTGAATGCGCTGCGTATCGGGAGCGGCCTGTCCGAGCGCTGGGCCGAGCTCCATGCCAGGGGTCGGGCCGCGTTCGAGGCCCGGTTCTGGGACGAGACCCGCGGTTGCCTCCACGACGTGGTCGACGTCGACCACCGGCGCGGCAGCGTAGATTCCGCCTTCCGCCCGAACCAGATCTTCGCCGTTGGCGGCCTGCCGTTCCCCGTGCTCGAGGGAGAACGCGCCCGCCGCGTCGTCGACGCCGTCGAGGCGCGGCTGCTGACACCCATCGGCCTCCGCTCGCTCGCACCCGACGAGCCGGGGTACAGGCCCCGCTACGAGGGTGGGGTCCGCGAGCGCGACGGCGCGTACCATCAAGGGACGGTCTGGCCCTGGCTCATGGGTCCGTTCGTCGAGGCGTGGCTCCGCGTCCGCGGCGGCACCCCTCGCGCGAAGGCCGAGGCGCGCGCGCGCTTTCTCGATCCGCTGCTCGCCCATCTGGACGATGCGGGCGTCGGCCACCTGCCGGAGATCGCCGACGGTGACCCGCCGCACACGCCGCGCGGCTGCCCGTTCCAGGCGTGGTCCGTGGGCGAGGCGCTGCGCCTCGAGCGGGTCGTGCTCGCCGAGCGCTGACGCGACGCTCAGCGTTCGACACTGCGGCGGCGCGAAGCCTCGAGGAGCAGGTACAGCGCTCCTTGATCGCGGGGAGCTTCGGGTGTACACGTCATGTACACGGAGAAGCAACCGTGCGGACAATGGCGGTCCGACACAAGCACCTGAAGCTCGACCAAGGCAAGATCGACTTCGCGAAGCGCTACTTCGGCGTCGACTCGGAGCAGGAAGCAATCGAGCGGGCGCTCGCGCTCCTGGTGGATGACGAGCGCATCCGCCGGCGCCTGAGACCGCTCAAGGGAATCCTCAAGGGCGACGAGCGCCCATGGCCGTATCGGTAAGCCGCAAGATCCTGCTCGACACCAACGTCTTCATCGACTACCTGCGGCTCGGCTCGCACGCCGATTCGGTCTCCGGACGTGCGCATCAAGCCATCCGTTTTCTGTCCTCGGTGGTGCTCATGGAGCTACGTCTGGGCGCGGATACCGTTCCACGCCGTCGTGCGGTCGATCGGATCAAGGGCGCCTTTCCGGCCCAACGTCTGATCGCCCCCGCCCCCGATCTCTTCGACCGTGCCGGGGTCGTCTTCAGGGCCCTGCATGGCGACGGACGCGGGCTCCGCGACCGGCTGGGCGTCGTGAACGATCTGCTGATCGCGCTCACCGCGTGGCGCATCGGCGCCACGGTCGTCACTGCGAACGTCGACGAATTCACCCGGATCCGGCGCCATCTCCCGGGCTTGTCGGTCGCGCCGCCGTCGCCCTGACGGCATGCCGGAGGGCATGACGGCGACGGACGTGGGGGGAGTGACGACGATGCGCGAGCCGTTGTTCAAGGTGTCCAACCATCACACCGCGGCCTGCGTCGAGCCGCCTACCGTCGACGGGGACGCGGCGGGAGCGTACTTCGGCTACTTCGCCAACGAGTACGGCGAGCAGGCCATCTACACCTACGACTACGAGACCGGCGAGGCGACCATCAGGATGGGTGACGCGGGCTGGCACGAGGCCTACCGGGTGGCGGATGGCCGGGCGGAGGGGCTCGTGCTCACCAAGACCGAGGCGATGTGGCTGCGCGCCTGCTGGCTCGCCACGGGCGCGTTGAAGGATCGCCCGACGTCCGGCACCGGCGGGACTGGTCAAGGCTGAAAAGCCTTCGCGCCAGCGTCCGAAGCTTGCACCGGCCTTGACGGCGACGGTGATGCTCGCGGCAACGCCATGTTTCAGATTCCGGTTGCGGTCCGCGAGGCCCTCTCGCACGGGAGCGTCGTCCTTCGCACCAACCGGTGGACGGCACACGCCTCGCTGGCGCGGCGACCGTGGGCACCGCCACGTATCAGCCCCGGGCCGCGGAGGGCACGGTCCTCCATCGCGTCGTCCGCGACCACCTGGAAACGTTCTTGCGCGAGGTCGCCGACCGCACCGACGGCGGGGGCCTTCCCCGTTTCGTCGAGCGCGAGTTCCGGCAGTTCCTGACCTGCGGCGCGCTCGGCCGAGGCTTCGCGCGCGTGCGGTGCGACGACTGCGCCTACGAGCGCCTCGTGCCCTTCTCGTGCAAACGACGCGGCTTCTGTCCGAGTTGTGGCGGCCGCCGCATGGCGGAGCAGGCGGCACACTTGGTCGATCACGTCCTCCCGCACGTCCCGGTGCGCCAGTGGGTGCTCAGCCTGCCCCACCGCGTGCGCTACCTCCTCGCCTGGAACCACAAGCTCTGCCGCGCGGTCCTCGGCGTCGCCGTCCGCGCAGTGCTCGGTTTCTATCGGCACCGGGCCCGCCGTGCGGGCGTGCGCGGTGGCCGGAGCGGCGCGGTGACGGTGATCCAGCGCTTCGGGGGCGGCCTTCAATTGAACGTCCATTTCCACACCCTCCTTCTGGACGGCGTCTTCGCCGAGGGCGCCGATGGCGCGCTCCAGTTTCACGCGGCCGAGCCGCCGAGCGACGAGGAGGTGGCCCGGCTGCTCGCCACGATCTACCGCCGCGTGCGCCGCTTGCTTGCGCGCCGGGGGCTCGAGATGGATGACGCCCCCGATGTCGACCCGCTCGCCGAGGAGTCGCCCGCGCTCGCCGGCATCAGCAGCGCCTCTGTCCAGGGACGAATCGCGCTCGGGCCGCGCGCCGGCGCCCGCGTGTTCCGGCTCGGCCGCGAGACCGACGCCCCCTGGGTCACGTCCCGCGCGCCGTGCCAGGCATACCTCAAGGGCTTTGACCTTCACGCGAACATCACGGTGGCGGCCGACGACCGCGCCGGCGTCGAGCGCCTCTGTCGCTACGTGCTTCGCCCGCCGGTGGCGCAGGAGCGTCTC harbors:
- a CDS encoding glycogen debranching protein; protein product: MATSWSGRRRGSRTSSASHSRAEWLEADGLGGFASGTVSGIRTRRYHALLLTATSPPAGRVVLVNGFEAWLEGPSGTFALTSQRYAPDVIHPDGAERIEAFEPDPWPSWVFALPDGTRIEHGLLVQPGRAAIALYWRLVDGPGGTLALRPLLSGRDYHALHHENPAFHFGADVVDDRIVWRPYPGLPAIVARSNGRYIHQPDWYRNFLYTEERARGLDHVEDLGSPGTFRWDLGRGEAVWTLAAEGHEPPEDLDALRAAELERRRRFPTRLDRAADAYLVRRGRGKTIVAGYPWFTDWGRDTFIALRGLCLATGRLDDARAILLEWAGAVSDGMLPNRFPDHGEAPEFNAVDAALWYVVAVHDFLRVAQDVAPRDRRVFDGAVEAILAGYARGTRYGIHVDDDGLLAAGEPGVQLTWMDAKVGDWVVTPRIGKPVEVQALWLNALRIGSGLSERWAELHARGRAAFEARFWDETRGCLHDVVDVDHRRGSVDSAFRPNQIFAVGGLPFPVLEGERARRVVDAVEARLLTPIGLRSLAPDEPGYRPRYEGGVRERDGAYHQGTVWPWLMGPFVEAWLRVRGGTPRAKAEARARFLDPLLAHLDDAGVGHLPEIADGDPPHTPRGCPFQAWSVGEALRLERVVLAER
- a CDS encoding type II toxin-antitoxin system VapC family toxin, translated to MAVSVSRKILLDTNVFIDYLRLGSHADSVSGRAHQAIRFLSSVVLMELRLGADTVPRRRAVDRIKGAFPAQRLIAPAPDLFDRAGVVFRALHGDGRGLRDRLGVVNDLLIALTAWRIGATVVTANVDEFTRIRRHLPGLSVAPPSP
- a CDS encoding transposase, translating into MDGTRLAGAATVGTATYQPRAAEGTVLHRVVRDHLETFLREVADRTDGGGLPRFVEREFRQFLTCGALGRGFARVRCDDCAYERLVPFSCKRRGFCPSCGGRRMAEQAAHLVDHVLPHVPVRQWVLSLPHRVRYLLAWNHKLCRAVLGVAVRAVLGFYRHRARRAGVRGGRSGAVTVIQRFGGGLQLNVHFHTLLLDGVFAEGADGALQFHAAEPPSDEEVARLLATIYRRVRRLLARRGLEMDDAPDVDPLAEESPALAGISSASVQGRIALGPRAGARVFRLGRETDAPWVTSRAPCQAYLKGFDLHANITVAADDRAGVERLCRYVLRPPVAQERLAPTPDGLVLVTLKAEWNDGTTHLLFTPVELLEKLTALTPRPRINLILYHGILAPRAQARARAVAHGAPGPPPGEPPAPATERAGAEPSPPTVDVSATAPPKDTRDAKQPNSPEKPRDWRWADLMRRVFALDVLACPRCGGRMSVIATIEAADVLRQILGHLGLPTDP